One window from the genome of Leptospira johnsonii encodes:
- a CDS encoding zinc-dependent alcohol dehydrogenase family protein, with protein MKAVQLSSFGKENLSLIDLPDPGEPGPGEVLVRFRAASLNFRDYLVVQGKYNPNFPVPMVPCSDGSGEILEIGENVTGIKTGDKINATFAPYWLSGHATKKELRTTLGGPLDGTLRQYAILPATGVVPMPSHLSFEEAATLPCAGLTAWSSFFVENQLKKGESVVIQGTGGVSLFALQFAKAVGATIYLTSSSDEKLERGKSLGADHLINYKNIISWGEKIRELTGGEGADHIVEVGGAGTLEQSIKAVKLFGTIHLIGILAGAIKDLNLLPLVMNQIKVQGIVVGHREGFLAMNKAIEEWKLRPVVDKVYELSEFKEALEYLKDGKHFGKIVVRIP; from the coding sequence ATGAAAGCGGTCCAACTTTCCTCTTTCGGAAAAGAAAATCTTTCCTTAATCGATCTACCAGACCCGGGCGAGCCAGGCCCTGGAGAAGTTTTAGTCCGTTTTAGAGCGGCATCCTTAAATTTCAGGGACTATCTCGTGGTACAAGGAAAGTACAATCCCAATTTTCCGGTCCCTATGGTTCCTTGCAGCGATGGATCCGGAGAGATATTAGAGATTGGAGAGAATGTCACCGGCATCAAAACCGGAGACAAGATCAATGCAACCTTTGCTCCTTATTGGTTGTCGGGACATGCAACCAAAAAAGAACTCAGGACTACTCTAGGCGGCCCTTTAGACGGGACCCTAAGACAATACGCAATTCTTCCGGCAACTGGTGTGGTCCCAATGCCTTCTCATCTCAGTTTTGAGGAAGCGGCCACACTTCCTTGCGCGGGACTTACCGCTTGGTCTTCCTTCTTCGTGGAGAACCAACTCAAAAAAGGAGAATCCGTAGTCATACAAGGAACAGGGGGAGTCTCCTTATTTGCATTACAATTTGCTAAAGCAGTTGGAGCGACCATTTACTTAACTTCTTCTTCTGACGAAAAATTAGAAAGAGGAAAATCCTTAGGCGCGGACCATCTGATCAACTACAAGAATATTATATCTTGGGGAGAAAAGATCAGAGAATTAACAGGCGGAGAAGGCGCGGACCATATAGTAGAAGTGGGAGGAGCTGGAACTCTAGAGCAATCCATTAAAGCAGTAAAACTATTCGGCACAATCCATCTGATCGGGATCTTAGCAGGCGCCATTAAGGATCTGAACCTTTTACCCTTGGTCATGAACCAGATCAAAGTCCAAGGGATCGTAGTCGGTCATCGAGAAGGTTTCCTTGCTATGAACAAAGCCATAGAAGAATGGAAACTGAGGCCAGTAGTAGATAAAGTCTACGAACTTTCCGAATTCAAAGAAGCATTAGAATATCTGAAAGACGGAAAACATTTCGGAAAGATCGTAGTTCGTATTCCTTGA
- the ccrA gene encoding crotonyl-CoA carboxylase/reductase, whose translation MSAPEIVPIGQLPPLGVVPKKMHAQVIRPERFGDPIKSIQPEEIDVPEIAPDEVLVAVMAAGINYNNVWAGLGFPVDVIAARNKKGEPEKFHIGGSDASGIVYKVGSDVKNVKVGDEVVLHCGIWDKNDPWVKAGNDPMLAPSELIWAYETNWGSFAQFCKVQDHQCLPKPKHLSWEEAAAYMLVGATAYRMLHHWKPNDVKPGDVVLIWGGAGGLGAMAIQIVKAAGGIPIAVVSSDDKIDFCKKLGAAGVINRNNFKHWGALTSDINKPEVFVEWTKQAREFGKAIWDIAGKGNNPKIVFEHPGETTIPTSVFVCETGGMVVICAGTTGYNATVDLRYLWMRQKRLQGSHFANDENAAGLNQLVIDKKVDPVLSQTFQFNETAQAHQLMKENKHPAGNMSILVGADKLGLGRK comes from the coding sequence ATGAGCGCACCTGAAATCGTACCAATTGGCCAACTCCCTCCATTAGGGGTGGTCCCTAAAAAAATGCATGCACAGGTCATCCGACCAGAGCGTTTTGGCGATCCAATCAAATCCATCCAGCCGGAAGAGATAGATGTCCCTGAAATCGCTCCAGATGAAGTGCTGGTTGCAGTTATGGCAGCCGGTATTAATTATAATAACGTTTGGGCCGGACTTGGATTTCCGGTAGATGTGATCGCCGCAAGAAATAAGAAAGGCGAGCCTGAAAAGTTTCATATCGGTGGTTCAGACGCATCCGGGATCGTATATAAAGTAGGTTCCGATGTTAAGAACGTAAAAGTCGGGGACGAAGTAGTCCTTCACTGCGGGATCTGGGACAAGAACGATCCTTGGGTCAAGGCGGGGAATGATCCTATGCTTGCACCTTCCGAATTGATTTGGGCGTATGAAACGAACTGGGGATCCTTTGCTCAGTTCTGTAAAGTCCAAGACCACCAATGTCTTCCTAAACCAAAACATCTTTCTTGGGAAGAAGCAGCTGCTTATATGCTCGTTGGAGCAACCGCATACAGAATGCTTCATCACTGGAAGCCGAACGATGTAAAACCGGGAGACGTGGTATTGATCTGGGGAGGAGCCGGTGGACTCGGAGCGATGGCAATCCAGATCGTAAAGGCAGCCGGTGGAATTCCAATAGCTGTAGTGTCTTCCGACGATAAGATCGATTTCTGTAAGAAACTTGGCGCGGCCGGAGTAATTAACAGAAATAACTTCAAACATTGGGGTGCTCTGACTTCGGATATTAATAAGCCTGAAGTATTTGTAGAATGGACCAAACAAGCCCGCGAATTCGGAAAGGCTATCTGGGACATCGCAGGAAAAGGAAACAATCCTAAGATCGTATTTGAACATCCAGGTGAGACCACCATCCCTACTTCCGTATTCGTATGTGAAACCGGAGGAATGGTAGTCATCTGCGCCGGGACCACAGGTTATAACGCAACCGTAGACTTAAGATATCTGTGGATGCGCCAAAAACGTCTCCAAGGTTCTCACTTTGCAAATGACGAAAACGCAGCCGGTCTGAACCAACTTGTGATCGATAAAAAAGTGGATCCGGTTCTTTCTCAAACCTTCCAGTTTAACGAAACTGCGCAAGCTCACCAGTTGATGAAAGAAAACAAACACCCTGCAGGAAACATGAGTATCCTTGTAGGTGCGGATAAATTAGGACTAGGTAGAAAGTAA
- a CDS encoding TetR/AcrR family transcriptional regulator — protein MKKKDGSPVYPTNGVFRNSRERILEGAAIAFARKGFHGTSLREISRECGLEQPSIYHHFHSKENLFRKALVATHLMILNDIRSRVVKDKGLREEVVSVFRAISDIARQFPDRAKLPFSLVYSAPENLVQEYTNHYGAQYRKLLDAAVDRNPPAKNAELKLSLLVDLLHSLILSISSVRFFEDRVRGLEERIDHILLT, from the coding sequence GTGAAAAAGAAGGACGGTAGCCCTGTCTACCCCACAAATGGTGTGTTCAGAAATTCTCGAGAGAGAATTTTAGAAGGCGCTGCGATTGCTTTTGCCCGCAAGGGTTTCCATGGAACTTCCCTGAGAGAGATCAGCAGAGAATGCGGGTTGGAGCAACCTAGTATCTATCATCATTTCCATTCCAAAGAAAACTTGTTCAGAAAAGCGTTGGTCGCCACTCATTTGATGATATTGAACGATATCCGAAGTAGAGTGGTAAAAGATAAAGGTTTAAGAGAAGAAGTTGTGTCCGTGTTCCGGGCAATTTCCGATATCGCAAGACAGTTCCCTGATAGAGCTAAACTTCCATTCAGCTTGGTCTATTCTGCGCCCGAAAACCTAGTCCAAGAATATACGAACCATTACGGAGCCCAGTACAGAAAGTTATTGGATGCGGCCGTGGATCGTAATCCCCCGGCTAAAAACGCGGAACTAAAGCTTTCCCTTCTCGTGGACCTATTGCATAGCCTCATACTTTCCATTTCCTCGGTGAGATTTTTTGAGGATAGGGTCAGAGGTTTGGAAGAAAGGATCGATCATATCCTTCTTACTTAG
- a CDS encoding OmpA/MotB family protein translates to MKTNLGILTFTLVSVSLLSNCVSQSKYDALQAMYDEKARDLSNLEKDKSSLQRSVEDMKRIQEETERRIADYKSLLESFKSMIDSGKLKIRIVDGRMVVVLSSDILFAPGSASLSSKGTDAIKEVTGILSSLHGRRFQVEGHTDDVPTGIKGYSNWELASARALNVLHTMVKSGMPEDRISAASMGSSRPSVPNTSVENRTANRRIEIVIVPDLSNLPGIEELRKLSE, encoded by the coding sequence ATGAAAACGAATCTGGGTATTCTCACCTTTACATTGGTCTCGGTTTCCCTTTTATCTAATTGCGTTTCCCAATCTAAATACGATGCCTTGCAGGCGATGTACGACGAAAAAGCAAGGGACCTCTCCAATTTGGAAAAAGATAAGTCTTCTCTCCAAAGATCCGTAGAAGATATGAAAAGGATCCAAGAAGAAACGGAAAGAAGGATCGCTGATTATAAAAGTTTATTAGAAAGTTTTAAAAGTATGATCGATTCCGGAAAACTAAAGATCCGGATCGTAGATGGGAGAATGGTAGTGGTACTTTCTTCCGATATATTATTCGCTCCCGGTTCTGCGAGTTTATCTTCTAAGGGAACGGACGCGATTAAAGAAGTCACAGGGATCTTATCTTCTCTCCATGGAAGAAGATTCCAGGTAGAAGGTCATACGGACGATGTGCCCACCGGTATTAAAGGATACTCAAATTGGGAGCTTGCATCCGCAAGAGCTTTGAATGTACTTCATACTATGGTTAAGTCTGGAATGCCGGAAGATAGGATCAGTGCGGCTTCTATGGGATCTTCTCGTCCTTCTGTCCCGAATACAAGTGTGGAGAATCGAACAGCGAATCGAAGGATAGAAATTGTAATTGTTCCAGACTTATCTAATCTACCTGGGATTGAAGAATTACGTAAACTGAGTGAGTAG
- a CDS encoding ATP-binding cassette domain-containing protein — protein MISVSGLSLNFGKKILFENVTVKFKESCRYGLIGANGSGKSTFMKILAGLEQAAAGSVAIDGGIKVGYLKQDHYEYENETVLNTVMMGNKELWTIAKERDEIYSKPEMSDEDGIRVSELEEAFGEMGGYEAESVAGELLEGLGIPTNIHNQTLSFLTGGFKLRVLLAQVLFQKPDVLLLDEPTNHLDIKTIHWLESFLLNYKGVVIVISHDRHFINSVASHICDLDYQTMTVYPGNYDEYMEASQAARERAQSDNKRSKEKIAELQEFVSRFSANAAKSKQATSRQKMIEKIKDNMAEIRPSSRLFPYIVFKMKRVLGKDVILADNISKAYEDRVIFKDFTINITKGEKIAIIGTNGVGKTTLLKTLMKQIDPDSGTVAFGDSVEASIFPQDHREGIGEDADSIIEWLYRYAPPGTEMEEIRAVLGRMLFSGDMAKKPTQVLSGGEKSRIILGKMIMAQDNLLALDEPTNHLDLESIESLNYALTKFEGTILFVSHDREFISSIATRVLEVTTEGIRDFKGTYEEFLEREGQEFYKRLAGGPVLTEAQ, from the coding sequence ATGATCAGCGTTTCGGGTCTGTCTCTGAATTTCGGAAAGAAAATTCTTTTTGAAAACGTTACTGTTAAATTTAAAGAAAGCTGCAGATACGGTCTGATCGGAGCCAACGGTTCCGGTAAATCCACTTTTATGAAAATCCTTGCCGGATTGGAACAAGCTGCCGCGGGTTCCGTTGCAATTGACGGTGGAATTAAAGTAGGTTACTTAAAACAGGACCATTACGAATACGAAAACGAAACAGTATTGAATACTGTAATGATGGGGAATAAGGAACTTTGGACGATTGCCAAAGAAAGAGACGAAATTTATTCCAAACCTGAAATGTCCGATGAGGATGGTATCCGAGTTTCCGAATTAGAGGAAGCTTTCGGAGAGATGGGCGGATATGAAGCAGAAAGCGTCGCAGGTGAATTATTAGAAGGTTTAGGAATTCCAACAAACATCCACAATCAGACACTTTCATTTTTAACAGGCGGATTTAAACTTAGGGTATTACTCGCTCAGGTCCTATTCCAAAAACCTGATGTTTTACTTTTAGATGAGCCTACCAACCACTTGGATATCAAGACTATTCACTGGTTAGAATCTTTCTTATTGAACTACAAAGGCGTTGTTATTGTTATCTCCCACGACCGTCACTTCATCAACTCGGTTGCTTCTCATATTTGCGACTTAGATTACCAAACGATGACCGTTTATCCTGGTAACTATGACGAGTATATGGAAGCTTCTCAGGCTGCTAGAGAAAGAGCTCAGTCTGATAATAAAAGATCGAAAGAAAAAATTGCTGAATTACAAGAGTTCGTAAGCAGATTCAGCGCCAACGCTGCAAAATCCAAGCAAGCTACTTCTCGCCAAAAGATGATAGAGAAGATCAAAGATAATATGGCGGAGATCAGACCTTCTTCTAGATTATTCCCTTATATCGTTTTCAAAATGAAACGAGTACTCGGTAAAGATGTAATCCTTGCGGACAATATTTCCAAGGCTTACGAAGACAGAGTTATCTTTAAAGACTTTACGATCAATATCACAAAAGGGGAGAAGATTGCAATCATAGGAACGAACGGAGTAGGAAAAACTACTCTCTTAAAAACTCTGATGAAGCAGATCGATCCTGATTCAGGAACGGTTGCTTTCGGAGATTCCGTGGAAGCTTCTATCTTTCCTCAGGACCATAGGGAAGGGATCGGAGAAGACGCCGACTCTATTATAGAATGGCTATATAGATATGCTCCTCCGGGCACCGAGATGGAAGAGATCCGAGCCGTTTTAGGAAGAATGCTTTTCAGCGGGGACATGGCTAAAAAACCAACTCAGGTTCTTTCGGGAGGAGAAAAATCCAGGATCATTTTAGGAAAGATGATCATGGCCCAGGATAACCTTTTGGCCTTGGACGAACCAACAAACCACTTGGATTTGGAATCCATCGAGTCTTTGAACTATGCATTGACCAAGTTCGAAGGAACCATCCTATTTGTTTCTCATGACAGGGAATTCATAAGTTCCATTGCAACCCGAGTTCTGGAGGTTACCACAGAAGGTATCCGAGACTTCAAAGGAACCTACGAAGAGTTCTTAGAAAGAGAAGGACAAGAATTTTACAAACGTCTGGCAGGCGGACCTGTTCTTACGGAAGCTCAGTAA
- the rdgB gene encoding RdgB/HAM1 family non-canonical purine NTP pyrophosphatase, translating into MKSLSLASNNSHKVREIRAILSPLGFNLSTPKELGIDFGPEETGKTFTENALLKARELFSLSKLPSLADDSGICVEALGGEPGVYSARFGGEGLDDEGRARLLLEKMKGEKNRNAKYVCVIALVSSEGEFTFEGECPGLISDSYDTSGNGFGYDPIFYYPPFSAHFSQVSDEKKNSVSHRKKALDELVKYLKTYS; encoded by the coding sequence TTGAAATCCCTTTCTTTAGCCTCCAACAATTCCCATAAAGTTCGCGAAATTCGAGCCATCCTTTCTCCTTTAGGGTTTAACTTATCCACCCCGAAGGAGTTAGGGATCGATTTCGGTCCGGAAGAAACAGGTAAAACTTTTACAGAGAATGCCCTTCTCAAAGCCCGGGAATTATTCTCTCTTTCCAAACTTCCTTCCTTAGCGGATGATTCCGGAATTTGTGTAGAAGCTCTAGGTGGAGAACCCGGAGTTTATTCCGCTCGTTTCGGCGGAGAAGGTTTAGACGACGAGGGAAGAGCCAGACTTCTTCTGGAAAAAATGAAGGGGGAAAAAAACCGGAACGCAAAGTACGTCTGCGTGATCGCGTTAGTCAGTTCGGAAGGAGAATTTACTTTCGAAGGAGAATGCCCCGGTTTGATATCCGATAGTTATGATACAAGTGGGAACGGATTCGGATACGATCCTATTTTTTATTACCCACCCTTCTCCGCACATTTTTCCCAAGTCTCAGATGAGAAAAAGAATTCGGTTTCTCATCGTAAGAAAGCTTTGGATGAATTAGTAAAATACCTGAAAACATATTCATAA
- a CDS encoding STAS domain-containing protein — protein sequence MEITVQGDIHIIKISGSILQSDSEELDRNLSDHNFEPSPKIIIDLTEVSHICSTALGILVSYKKKFNSAEGDIIIVVNDDDLLQLFEITMLDKVFKVLPTIEDAFDEFKLGN from the coding sequence ATGGAAATAACGGTTCAAGGCGACATCCACATCATCAAAATTTCCGGATCTATTTTGCAATCCGACAGCGAGGAACTGGACCGCAACCTGAGCGACCATAATTTCGAACCTTCTCCTAAGATCATTATCGATCTTACAGAGGTGAGTCATATTTGCTCAACTGCGTTGGGGATCCTAGTCTCTTACAAAAAAAAGTTCAATTCAGCAGAAGGGGATATCATCATAGTAGTGAATGACGACGATCTTCTCCAACTATTCGAGATCACAATGTTGGACAAAGTGTTTAAAGTTCTTCCTACTATCGAAGATGCTTTTGACGAGTTCAAATTGGGAAATTGA
- a CDS encoding acyltransferase family protein yields the protein MKEYFLGIFKPDEREIAPFNGARTLGFFMLIYGHMYRTVQIFIPDIDPYLRNFLNNGSVCLDLFFPLSGFLIASPLFAELESKGTINWKFFYLKRSLRIFPPFYIFLILQYFIFIPAMLKSAPPEFVDQIIAAKSKIWFDFLYLSDYFKGTMFHGWSLSLEEQFYIAFPIFLLGIFRYVPKRFRLGFLIFLTALPLIYRAIFMYTVVLKTSGSDSVDLYNGYIYYPFHGHIDSVLYGIIFAYIFNFHKGWVEKALQLGPWANYLHAGLWIGLLTYTALANEFEMGFHQVIRYPSFALLWIGIFILSMRKGDPIGKFLSWKGFSPFAKLSYCAYIIHIVVMTPISRKLLYADKKLEQHEFLLYTIPVGLTVFFFAYFYHLITEKPFAILKDKLIAKYKVKMTSEVFREQLQKVS from the coding sequence ATGAAAGAATATTTCCTAGGAATTTTTAAACCTGACGAAAGGGAGATCGCACCTTTTAACGGGGCAAGAACCTTAGGCTTTTTTATGCTGATCTATGGACATATGTACCGTACAGTTCAGATCTTTATTCCTGATATAGATCCATACTTAAGAAATTTCTTAAATAACGGTTCTGTTTGTTTGGATCTATTCTTTCCGTTAAGTGGGTTCCTGATCGCAAGTCCTTTGTTTGCGGAATTGGAATCCAAAGGTACCATAAACTGGAAGTTTTTCTATCTAAAACGGTCTTTAAGGATTTTTCCTCCGTTTTATATTTTCTTAATATTACAGTATTTCATATTCATCCCCGCAATGCTTAAAAGCGCACCTCCCGAATTTGTAGATCAGATAATTGCCGCTAAAAGTAAGATATGGTTCGATTTTCTTTATCTTTCCGACTATTTTAAAGGAACTATGTTCCACGGTTGGTCCCTCTCTTTAGAGGAACAATTCTATATCGCGTTTCCGATCTTTCTGTTAGGCATTTTCAGATATGTTCCAAAACGTTTTAGGTTGGGATTTTTGATCTTTCTTACCGCACTTCCTTTGATCTATCGTGCGATCTTTATGTATACGGTTGTTTTAAAGACCTCCGGTTCAGATAGTGTAGATCTATACAATGGATATATTTATTATCCCTTCCACGGACATATAGATTCGGTTCTTTATGGTATTATATTCGCGTATATATTCAATTTTCATAAAGGATGGGTCGAAAAGGCTCTCCAACTTGGACCTTGGGCAAATTATCTACATGCAGGACTTTGGATCGGACTATTGACCTACACTGCATTAGCTAACGAATTCGAAATGGGATTTCATCAAGTCATTCGCTACCCAAGTTTTGCTCTGCTATGGATCGGGATTTTTATTCTCTCTATGAGAAAAGGAGATCCGATCGGAAAATTCCTTTCTTGGAAAGGATTCTCTCCTTTTGCAAAATTATCGTACTGCGCATATATCATTCATATTGTGGTGATGACGCCTATTTCTAGAAAGTTGCTTTACGCGGATAAAAAATTAGAACAGCACGAATTTCTGCTCTATACCATCCCAGTCGGACTAACAGTTTTCTTCTTCGCGTATTTCTACCATTTGATCACTGAAAAACCGTTTGCAATTCTCAAAGATAAATTGATTGCAAAATACAAAGTCAAGATGACCTCCGAAGTTTTCAGAGAGCAATTACAGAAGGTTTCCTGA